CGCTTCGAGCGCCTTGAAGTCCGCCTCCCAGGCATCGTCGTCCGGGTAGATGTTTTCCGTGGCCCACAGGTACTTCTTGTCGATCTCCTTCCGCTCCGGGACCTTCTTCTCTTCGGCCATGGTGGTGCTCACGGGGGCCAGGATCAGGATCGCGACGAACAGCCCGCTCGTCGCCCAACGCAGCCAGGTGCATCGCAGCTTCATGGTGAGTTCTCACGGCGGGCAGTCCGAGCGCGGTTCGCCGGACGACCCCGCGTATCGTCCCGGCGAAGTGTCAGAACCAGCGAGGGTAGCCGCCGCCCGCTTGGGAGGCAAGCTGGTCCGACAATTCGCGACGAGCGGCGGCGTTGTCGGTGTTGCGCCTACGCGGCCGCGTGGCGGCCGGGCGGCCGGGGCTGCCCGGAGCGGCATGGCGACAGTTTCCGCTTGCTTTCGCGCGCGGGAGTTCGGTACAAGGAAGGTAAGTGGGCGGCGGCCTGTCACCCGCGTGGCTATGATCGTCTGCGGCGGGGCAGGGTAGACATGTCCGCGACGGATGCGGAGAGGCCAGGGAGCAGAGCATGAGACGGTGCTGGATCGCGGGTTTGTTTGCACTTGGCCTGGGGGTTGCGGCCGCCTGGGCGGAGCCGCTCTACGTGGACGACGACGGCGCGGCCGATCCCGGGCCGGGCGACCCGCTGCTCAGCGATCCGCTCGAGGACGGCAGCCTGGCGCACCCGTTTGATGCGCTGCAGGAGGCGCTCGACGCGGCGCTGCCGGGCACGGAAGTGCTCGTGGCGGACGGCCTGTACACCGGTGTCGGCAATCGCGACCTCGACTTCCGCGGCAAGGCACTGACGCTGCGCTCCCTCAGCGGCGATCCCACGCTGTGCATCATCGACTGCGGGCTGGCGGGGCGCGGCTTCACGTTTCGCAGCGGCGAGAGCCGCGCGACGGTGATCCAGGGGTTCACGATCCGGACGGCGTTCCACGCGGCGAGCGGTGGCGGCCTGTATTGCGTGCAGAGCGGGCCGACGGTCCGGGACTGCATCATCACGAATTGCCGCGCGGGCGCGTATGGCGGCGCGCTGTACTCCACCGGCAACCTCAGCCGGCCACTACTGATCAACTGCACGCTTTCGAACAACACGGCCAACGCCGGCGGCGGCATGTACTGCGCGGATGGGAGCTGGGCCTCCCTGGAAGCCTGCACACTGGCCGACAACGTGGCGCCGTACGGCGGCGGCGGGTATTGTCGCGACGTGAGCCGGGTGAATCTGACGAATTGCACGCTGGTGCGGAACCGCGGGACGCTGGGCGGCGCGCTGCTGTGCCAGATCTCGGCCAGCCCGACCCTGCGCAACTGCCTGCTCGGCGGGAACCGGGCCACCCGCTGGGGCGCGGGCGTAATGTGCGCGACCGGCAGCAGTCCCTGGCTGATCCACTGCGCGCTGGTGGGCAACGTCGCGGGTGACGACGGCGGCGGCGTGTACGCCCGCGATGCGAGCAACCCCGTGCTGGTCGGCTGCACCCTGACGGAGAACGTATCGGACCTCGGCGGTGCGTTGTCCGGCGCGGGCGAGTCCTACCTGCGGGTCAAGAACAGCATCATCTGGTTCAATCTGCCCTCCGCGTTCAACATCGTCTCGGGAGTGCTCGACGTGAGCTACAGCGACGTCTTCGGCGGCGTCGCGGGAGTCGGCAACATCGACGACGACCCGCTGTTCATCGATCCCCCGGGGCCCGGTCCCGACGGTGCGTGGGGGACGCTCGACGACGCGTACGGCGACCTGCGGCTGTCGGCAGGGACGCGCTGCATCGATGCCGGCGACAACGCCGATCCGCCGCGCGACGAGTTGGACGTCGACGGTGACGAGTGCACGACCGAGCCGTTGCCGGTGGATCTGGCGGGCTGCGCGCGCTACGTCGACGATCCCGAGACCGACGACCTGGGGCGCGGCAGCGCGCCGCTGGTGGACATGGGCGCCTACGAATTCGGCGCGACCGCGGAGTTGCCGGCAACGCCCTGCACCGGCGATGTCAACTGCGACGGGGCGGTCGACGAGTCGGACGTGACGCCGTTCGTGCTCGCGCTCTGCAATCCGCCCCTGCACGCCACCCTGTTCCCGGGCTGCGCGCTGCAGACGGCGGACCTGAACAACGATGGCGTGCTCGACTTCGCCGACATCAACCCGTTCGTGGCGGTGCTGAGCGAGCGGTAAGTCCGCGGCTTCACACTTCCCGGAACCGCGCCGTGAAGTGCCGCAGCGAAGGCGGCGCGGCGACGATCTCCAGGGGCCGGAGCTGGTCGCGCACCTGGTACAGATCGATCAGCGCTTCGATCACGTAATCGATGTGGCTCTGCGTGTAGACGCGGCGCGGGATCGCCAGGCGCACAAGTTCCATCGGCGGAGCCTGCCCATTCTCCCCGAACATGACGCTGCCGATTTCGACCGCGCGGATGCCGGCCTGGCGGTAGAGACCCACCACCAGGGCCTGCCCCGGGAACTGCGCGGGTGGAATATGCGGCGCGAAGTGCTTCGCATCGATGTAGATCGCGTGCCCGCCGGGCGGTTCGACAATCTGGATGCCGGCGGCCAGCAGTTTCTCGCCCAGGTACGCGGTGCTGCGGATGCGGTAGCGCAGGTAGTCGTCGTGCACGACCTCCTCGAACCCCTGCGCCATCGCTTCCAGATCGCGGCCCGCCAGCCCGCCATAGGTGATGAAGCCCTCGGTCAGAATGAGCAGCTCGTCGGCGCGCTGGACCAGCGCCGGATCGCGCAGCAGCAGCAGCCCGCCGATGTTCACGATGCCGTCCTTCTTCGCGCTGATCGTCGCGCCGTCCGCGAGGTCGAACATGTCGCGGACGATGTCGCGCACGCCGCGCTCCTGCTGCCCCGGCTCGCGCTGCTTGATGAACCAGGCGTTCTCGGCGAACCGGCACGCGTCGAGGAAGAACGGCAGCTTGTAGCGGTCGCAGATCTGCCGCACGCCGCGCAGGTTTTCCAGGCTGACCGGCTGGCCGCCGCCGCTGTTGTTGGTGACCGTCATCATGACGACCGGGATGTGGGCGGGGCCGACCTCCTTGATTAGCGCCTCGAGCCGCGCGAGATCCATATTGCCCTTGAACGGGTGGCGCGTCGTCGGCTGGCGGCCCTCGGCGATGACCAGGTCGAGGGCCTGGGCGCCGGTGTGTTCGATGTTGGCGCGGGTCGTGTCGAAGTGGCTGTTGCTGGGCACCACCTTGCCCGGGCCGCCCACCAGCTCGAACAGGATGCGTTCGCTGGCGCGGCCCTGGTGCGTCGGCAGAATGTGCTCGAAGCCGGTGAGCTCGTGGATCTTGTCACGCAGGACGAACCAGCTCTTGGCGCCGGCGTACGACTCGTCGCCGCGCATGATGCCGGCCCACTGCAGGCTGCTCATCGCGCCGGTGCCGCTGTCCGTGAGCAGGTCGATCAGCACGTCCTCCGCGCGGATCAGGAACAGGTTGAAACCGGCCTCCCGCAGAATCTGCTCGCGCTCGGGGCGCGTGGTCATGCGGATCGGCTCAACGACCTTGATGCGAAACGGTTCGATAATGGTCTTCATGAGGTTTTTCCACTCAGGTACTGCGGGTTTGGCTGACGCGCATCATGGGATCCACGCGCGGAGCGGTTCCAGATGGCGCGCGGCGTCGGGGCCGGCCACAGCTTCGAATTCGCCCCGCTCATACGCCTGTGCCACGGCCTGCTCATACTGCGTTGTCCGCGTCCGGACGAGTTGACTCACAATCGGCAAAGACACGCTTAGCACGGCACAACTGATGACGGCGCCCGCGCTCACCCGCGCCAGGCGCACGCCGCGCGCTGCCGGCCAAAGCGCTGCGAGCCACGGCAGCGCGAGCGCGGCCAGCGCCGGCAGCAGCGGCAGGTACGGCCAGCCGCCGTCCGCCGTTCCGAGCCGCCGCAAATCCTCGCTCCCCGGCGCGAGTGCGAAGCGCGACCATGCCAGGCCGCCCGCCACGATCACCACGCCGAGCACCAGCCCGAACAGCACCGCGCGCCGCGTCAGCGCGCCTGGCCGCGCTGCACGTATCCAGAACCACGCCGTCAACAGCGCCGTCACGATGCTGCCAGCCAGCCCGCCGGCGATCCACAAGGCGGCCCCGAGCATGTCCCGCAGCCGGTCGTGGGCGCGCGAGTCGAGCTCGGGGCCCTCGGTCGTGCCGAACAGCGGCAGCGGCGCGCCGCGCTGCGCGGCGCTGTCGCGATAAGCGGCGCGCCAGGCGCGCAACGCGTCCGCCACTTCCGGCGGCGCGGCCGGCGCCGTGGTCGCCGGGCCGGAAGCCGGTGCCGTCTCGGCCACGAGGTGCCGGATCAGCAGGTCGGCTGCCAGCAACCGCAACGACGGCGGTCCCGGATCAAGCGTCCATTGACGCAGCACACGGCGCAGCAGACGCCGGCACAGGTCGGCCCCCGCCGTGTCCCCCATGTTCTGGCGGGTGGCGGCCAACTGCTGCACACGGTCCACCAAGTACTGCAAGAAGGGCCCGTGCGGCTCGCCGAACTGAATCTCGGCGCTGCGGCGGGCCGTACCGGGGCCAAGCCCCAGGCCCGTGAACAGCCGGGTCCGGGCGGCGAACTGCTCGGGCAGGAACAGGCTGAACGACGCGTCCTGCATGTCGGCGAAATAGGGCCCGAAGGTCGGCCACCACTGGTCGATCGGCACGCGAAGCTGCTCGAGCTGGAGCATCGTCAGGGCCGCCAACTGCAGGCGGACCGCGTACGTCTGGGTGATCATCGCCGCCCCGGCGCGCGCGTCCTCGAACAACTCCGCGAGCCTTTCGGGCGCGCGACGGGCGGTGTTGATGTGCACGCTGATGATCTTCAGCAGGTCACCGCTGCGCGTGGGCGCATCGAAGGCCGCGCGGGCGGCGCGAAAACTGCCGTCCAGCGCCTCCGGCTTGATCCGCGCCAGGGATCGCAAGGGAAGCTGGTTCCACGCCGCGCGCAGGCTTACGCCGCCGATGATCGCCACCACCATGATCGCCAGCAGAAGCGCCAGCCGGCCGAGCGCAAAACCGGTGGCCGGCGGCGGCGCCGAAGGCGTCGCGGTGTGAGGTGTGTGCCGCTTGCGCATGTGGAAAAGCTACGCGGGCGCGCGGCGGCGGGCAAGCGGGGCGCGGCGGGCTAGGCGCGGCTGGCGCGGCAGACCAGGCCGATCAGGCGGTAGACCAGCTTCGCCGCCAGGAACTCGGTGACCGTGCCGGGCGGCAGCGGGCAGACCTCGACGACGTCGGCCGCGACGATGCGCCGCGTACGGGTGACCGCCGCGAGCAGGTCGGTGACGTGGTACCAGTCCAGGCCGCCGGGTTCGGGCGTACCTGTGCCGGGCGCGTAGGCCGGATCGAAGCCATCGATGTCGATGGTGACGTAGACCGTGCTGCTCAGCTCCGCGACGGCGCTGTCGATCCACGTCGCCGACTCGTGGCACGTACGGCCGCTGAAGATCGGCTTGCGCGCCTCGCGGATGAAGCGCGCCTCGGCGGCGGAGTAGTTGCGGATCCCGACGCCGACGGCGGGCACGCCGAGTTCGTGGATCCGGCGCATGACGCTGGCGTGGCTGTACGGCGTGCCCTGGTATTCGTCGCGCAGATCCGCGTGCGCGTCGATCTGCAGCACGCTCAAGTCCTTGTAGCGGCTGTGCACCGCGCGCACCAGGCCGGACGAAATGCTGTGCTCACCGCCGAGGCCGATCAGGAACTTGCCGTCGCGGACGACGTGGCGGGCGGCGGCGTAGACGCGGGCGTGCATCTCGGCGGGGCCGCGTGCGTCGGGCTCGAGCGCTTCCAGTGTCGCCACGCCGGCGTGATGGCTCTCGCGCCCGAGTTGCTCGTCATACAGCTCGACCTGTTGGGACGCCGTGATCATGGCGCGCGGGCCGTGGCGCGTGCCGGCGCCGAAGCTGGTCGTGGCTTCGTACGGGATCGGCAGCACGACGAAGCGCGCGCGGGCGTAATCGGCATCGCGCGCGGGCAGGCCGAGGAAGTTGTCGGGGATGCTCGCAGCCACGCGGGCTACTCGAACAAGAAGATGGCCGCGGCGACGACGGTTGTCCACTTGCCGTTCTTGTCGCCTTCGGCGGTCTGGACGACGGCCCGCGTTTGAACGATCTGGCCGCTCATCTTGTACACTTCGCGGCGGGCGTCGTACGCGAGGTCGGGGTCGAACTCGATGCCGAGGGTTGTGGCCAGCATGCTCGCGGCCATGTCCTCGACGAAGTCAGCGGTCTTCTTCTCGGTCATGCCGTAGCCGTGGTGCTCGGAGATGTAGCCGAACTGGTCGCCCTTGGCAGGGATGGCGAGACCGATACCGGCGGAGACGAGGCGATTGGGTTCGTCGGTTCGCGCTTCCGCCATGACGCAGAACGTGATCTGGCCGGGGATCAGTTTGGCCAGGCCCGCTTTGCGTGGGATGATCTTGCAGCCGGGCGGGTAGATGCTCGAAACCTTGACCAGGTTGCACTGGGCGATGCCGGCGTCGCGCAGCGCGGCCTCGAATGACTCGAGATTGTGCCGATGCTTGCCCACGCCCGCGGTGAAGAAGACACGCTTGGGGACCATCAAATCCATCAAAGAGCCTCCTGTCCGGCAGCACGCGCCGTCACGCGACAGGGGTCGGTTCGCCGCCTCGGCGACCAGGCCGAGGGCGACACGACGAACGTCCCGCAAAGGGGGCGAATTATAGCAACTACGGTCGCGGTCACAACGCAAGCGCCGAAAAAACGCGCCGCCGTTCACGCGCCCCGCGGCCGGCCACCGCCCGTTTGGCGGCTGCGAATTTGTTTTCAATACTTGAGGTGGAGCCGGGTGCCCGGGCTTCGGCCCGGACCCCATGTCCGGGAGCCGGACGTCAGTGTGCGATCCGGAGGAGAGGAGTCTTTCCGGAGAAGGGCCGGTGCCCGCAGTGGGCGCCGGCCTTGTTTTGCGCGCGCCTCCGCCGATAATGCGCGGCGCCCTGGGCCGTGCCGGCTCCCCTCACGCAGCGCTCGACCGGTGCGCGTCCCGCCGGAGAGCGCCGATGTACGCCGCGATCAACGCCTGGACCTTCCCGCCGCCGACTCCACCCGCGGAACAACTGGCCTTGGCAGCGACAGCGGGCTTCGCGGGTTGCGAGCTGGTCGTCGCCGACGAAGGCCCGCTGCGGCCCGATACGCCCACGGGCGAGTTTGCGCGACTGGCCCGGCACGCCGCCAGCCTCGGCGTACGCATCGCCGGCCTCGCGAACGGACTATTCTGGCGGTTCAACTACGCCGCTCCGCACGCCGCGGATCGGCAGCGCGCCCATGAGCTGACCCTGCAACTCCTGGATCGCGCGGCCGCGGCGCAGGCCGGCGCGGTGCTGGTCGTGCCGGCGGTGGTCGGCAAGGCCGGCGATCCGCGTCCCGGCGTCACTTACTCCGACGCGCTGCTGCGAACCTATGACGCACTTGCCGAGTTGCGTTTCGCCGCCGAAGCGCGCGCGGTCGTGCTCGCGCTGGAAAACGTCTGGAACCGCTTCCTCCTGTCGCCGGTCGAGGCGGCGGACCTGCTCGATCGCATCAACTCGCCGTACGTGGGCTTCTATCTCGACACGGGCAACCTCCTGCCGTACGGCTACCCGGAGGATTGGATCGCCACGCTAGGCGGCCGCATCGCGCGGGTCCACGCGAAGGACTATGATCTGCAGCGCCCGGGGCCGGCGGGCTTCTGTCCGCTGGGTTCCGGCAGCGTGAACTGGCCCGCCGTCGTCCGCGCGCTGGCGGCGTGCGGGTATGATGGACCGCTGACCTACGAAGGGCCGGGCGATCCGGGCGAAGTCTGCCGCCGGCTGAAGAACATCCTGGCCGGGCGGCCCGCGTGTGAGGTGCAAGCATGAAACTGGATTGTGCAGCGCTGCGGGCCGGTCGCACGGTGGCCGATGGCGGCTGGTCCACACAGCTCCAGATGCGCGGCGTCCCGGGCGATGTCATGGCGGAGACCGCGAACGTCACGCACGCCGAGATTGTTCTGGAACTCGCGCAGACCTATCTCGACGCCGGGGCGCAGTTCATCACGACCAACACCTTCGCGGCCAACCGCTTCGGCGTGGAGCGGCGCGAGCTGACGATCAGCGTGGAGGAGTTGAACCGGCGCGGCGCCGAGTTGGCGCGCACGGCCGTGGGCGAGCGTGCTGCCTTCGTCGCCGGCTCGATGGGGCCGAGCGGGAAGATCATGGCGGTGCGCGAGGCGACGCCGGAGCAGCTTACTCCGGTATTCGTCGAGCAGGCGACCGCGCTGGCGGCGGGGGGTGTGGACGTCATCGTGCTGGAGACGTTTTCGGAGCTGGCGGAGATCCTGCTGGCGCTCCGCGCGGTGAAGGATGCGACCGGTTTGCCGGTGATCGCCAGCATGTCGTTTGACGCCGGCCCGCAGCGGACGCGGACGATGATGGGGGCGCAGGCGGGGGAGTGCGCGACGGCGTTGGAGGATGCCGGTGCAGACATCATCGGCTGCAACTGCGGCAGCGGCATCAACCACGTGCTGCCGGCGGTGGTCGCGTTGCGGGCGGCGACGAGCCTGCCGCTGTGGGTGAAGCCGAACGCGGGTCTGCCGGAGCTCGAAGACGGCCGCGCGGTGTGGAAGCAGACGCCGGAGGAGTTCGCCGGGTTCGTGCCGCAGCTCCTCGACGCGGGCGCGAATATCATCGGTGGCTGCTGCGGCAGCGGCCCGGAGCATATCCGCCGGGTGGCAAAGGTCGTCGCCAGGCACAAGTGACTCGCTGCCACTGCTCTGGAGCAGTGCCGCCCATCACTTCGGTAGCTGCACCCCCAGATCGCTGGTCGTGAACAGCGCCGCAAAGCGCAGGCCCGCCGCTTCGATCGCCGCCTTGCCGCCTTCCTGCCGATCGATCGTGACGACGACTTCTGTGACTTGTGCGCCGGCGTCGTGGAGTGTCTTGCACGCCTCGATCGCCTGGCCGCCGGACGTGGCGATATCCTCGACCAGCAGCACGTGCTCGCCCTTTTCGAGCCGCCCCTCGATGAGCTTGCCCGTGCCGTAGCCGGCCTTCTTCGAGTTGCGCACGATCACGAACGGCTTGCCCGTTTCCAGCGCCGTCGCCGCCGCCAGCGCGATGCCGCCGAGTTCGGCGCCCGCGATGCGATCCACCTCCGGCGTAACGTGCCGGGCGAAGCGGCGCGCCAGCTCACGGAGCAGCGCCGGCTGCGTCTCGAACAGATACTTGTCGAGGTAGTACTTGCTCTTGCGTCCGGAGCGGAGCGTGAAATCGCCTTCGAGCAGGGCGGCGGCCTTCAGGGCCTGGGCCAGTTCGGCATCGGTCATGTTCAACCTCTCTTCGTACTGCCGCGCGTCGTCCGGCGGGCGCCGCGCCGCGCAGGCTGTGGGGCGGCGACACCACTCGGCTCGGCCGGTTGGGCAATCGGTCGGCCCGCCGGCGGCGCCAGCGTCTGGGCGAGCTGCGTGACGCCTTCGCGACCGAAGCGCAGCACCAGCTCGAACAGGCTGCTCATGGTAGCGAGAAAGCCCTGGAGCTCGTCAAGGCGCTGGCGGTAGCTGCGCGCCGCGGCGGCGTCGCGCACGCTGTCCGGGCGGGCATCCGCGATCATCGCGCGGCAGCGGTCGATGGTGGCGATGATCGGCTCGACCTCGCGCCGCCGGCGTTCGCGCATGATGGTCTCGAACATGTGCCACACGTCGACGTCGGCCTGGAAGTACTCCTTGCGGTCGCCGAGTTGGTGCACCCGTTCGACCAGGCCCCAGTCGACGAGGGCCCGCAGGTTCATGCTGGTGTTGCCGCGTGAGACGTGGAGCTGGGCCATGATGTCGTCGGTGCACAGTGGCCGGTCGGAGACAAACAGCAGGGCGTGCATCTCGGCCATGGTGCGGTTGATGCCCCAGTAGCCGCCCATTTCGCCCCAGCGGCGGACGAGCAAGGAGCGGGACTCGGCCAGCGGGTCCGGCATGGCAGTCTCCTTTGAACTTTCAGAACTAATTGAACATAGCGCCCGCCGGCCAAATATCAAGCTGGAACAAGCGGTCAGCGATCAGCGGTCAGCCTTCAGCCAGACTGGCATCCGCGCCGGACACCTCAAACCTCCGGCGTTGCCCTGGGGGGGAGCAAAGCCTCCGCCTTGCTGTCTGTGGCAGCGGCGTCTCGCCGGTGAGCCTCGCCGGTGACTCGCGGGGTGGTGCGGGCGTCTCGCCCGCCGCAGTGTCAATCCGACTCGTGCCCGGTCGTTGCGCTGGATACGATCGGCACGCTACGTCGCAGCCGCTTTCCTTTTGGGCTCCGGAGATTTCCCGCACGGGCATCACGGAAATGTACGGAACGTGGAATACCCTCGAGTCAGAGGGCTCGGCGGTGATGGAGGCCGACGCGACGAGCGGTGCAACGCCGGGTAGTGCGCTGGTGGGTTGCTCACTGCCGTTCGCGGCGCGGATCGCGCTGGGTGGGGCCCTCGCTTGCGCTTCGGGCTCCGATCCGGCCGCGCGGCCCCGATCGGCCTGCACCGCTCCGGTTGGGCTGCAGGCCCCGGCGTGCATAGCGGCCCCCACTGTCACCTTGTTACCTGCCTCCTTTGTTACGTTGTCAGGTGCGCACGCGGCGGGGGTGCCCCGCCCCGGTGGAGAACTCGGGGGCGTTGCTCTCCCAGACGCCGGGGATGACGCGGTCGCACTCCGGGCAGTGCCCATCGCGGAGGCGGATGTT
This DNA window, taken from Phycisphaerae bacterium, encodes the following:
- a CDS encoding right-handed parallel beta-helix repeat-containing protein, which translates into the protein MRRCWIAGLFALGLGVAAAWAEPLYVDDDGAADPGPGDPLLSDPLEDGSLAHPFDALQEALDAALPGTEVLVADGLYTGVGNRDLDFRGKALTLRSLSGDPTLCIIDCGLAGRGFTFRSGESRATVIQGFTIRTAFHAASGGGLYCVQSGPTVRDCIITNCRAGAYGGALYSTGNLSRPLLINCTLSNNTANAGGGMYCADGSWASLEACTLADNVAPYGGGGYCRDVSRVNLTNCTLVRNRGTLGGALLCQISASPTLRNCLLGGNRATRWGAGVMCATGSSPWLIHCALVGNVAGDDGGGVYARDASNPVLVGCTLTENVSDLGGALSGAGESYLRVKNSIIWFNLPSAFNIVSGVLDVSYSDVFGGVAGVGNIDDDPLFIDPPGPGPDGAWGTLDDAYGDLRLSAGTRCIDAGDNADPPRDELDVDGDECTTEPLPVDLAGCARYVDDPETDDLGRGSAPLVDMGAYEFGATAELPATPCTGDVNCDGAVDESDVTPFVLALCNPPLHATLFPGCALQTADLNNDGVLDFADINPFVAVLSER
- a CDS encoding tryptophanase — protein: MKTIIEPFRIKVVEPIRMTTRPEREQILREAGFNLFLIRAEDVLIDLLTDSGTGAMSSLQWAGIMRGDESYAGAKSWFVLRDKIHELTGFEHILPTHQGRASERILFELVGGPGKVVPSNSHFDTTRANIEHTGAQALDLVIAEGRQPTTRHPFKGNMDLARLEALIKEVGPAHIPVVMMTVTNNSGGGQPVSLENLRGVRQICDRYKLPFFLDACRFAENAWFIKQREPGQQERGVRDIVRDMFDLADGATISAKKDGIVNIGGLLLLRDPALVQRADELLILTEGFITYGGLAGRDLEAMAQGFEEVVHDDYLRYRIRSTAYLGEKLLAAGIQIVEPPGGHAIYIDAKHFAPHIPPAQFPGQALVVGLYRQAGIRAVEIGSVMFGENGQAPPMELVRLAIPRRVYTQSHIDYVIEALIDLYQVRDQLRPLEIVAAPPSLRHFTARFREV
- the speB gene encoding agmatinase, with amino-acid sequence MAASIPDNFLGLPARDADYARARFVVLPIPYEATTSFGAGTRHGPRAMITASQQVELYDEQLGRESHHAGVATLEALEPDARGPAEMHARVYAAARHVVRDGKFLIGLGGEHSISSGLVRAVHSRYKDLSVLQIDAHADLRDEYQGTPYSHASVMRRIHELGVPAVGVGIRNYSAAEARFIREARKPIFSGRTCHESATWIDSAVAELSSTVYVTIDIDGFDPAYAPGTGTPEPGGLDWYHVTDLLAAVTRTRRIVAADVVEVCPLPPGTVTEFLAAKLVYRLIGLVCRASRA
- a CDS encoding arginine decarboxylase, pyruvoyl-dependent, translating into MVPKRVFFTAGVGKHRHNLESFEAALRDAGIAQCNLVKVSSIYPPGCKIIPRKAGLAKLIPGQITFCVMAEARTDEPNRLVSAGIGLAIPAKGDQFGYISEHHGYGMTEKKTADFVEDMAASMLATTLGIEFDPDLAYDARREVYKMSGQIVQTRAVVQTAEGDKNGKWTTVVAAAIFLFE
- a CDS encoding sugar phosphate isomerase/epimerase; this encodes MYAAINAWTFPPPTPPAEQLALAATAGFAGCELVVADEGPLRPDTPTGEFARLARHAASLGVRIAGLANGLFWRFNYAAPHAADRQRAHELTLQLLDRAAAAQAGAVLVVPAVVGKAGDPRPGVTYSDALLRTYDALAELRFAAEARAVVLALENVWNRFLLSPVEAADLLDRINSPYVGFYLDTGNLLPYGYPEDWIATLGGRIARVHAKDYDLQRPGPAGFCPLGSGSVNWPAVVRALAACGYDGPLTYEGPGDPGEVCRRLKNILAGRPACEVQA
- a CDS encoding homocysteine S-methyltransferase family protein codes for the protein MKLDCAALRAGRTVADGGWSTQLQMRGVPGDVMAETANVTHAEIVLELAQTYLDAGAQFITTNTFAANRFGVERRELTISVEELNRRGAELARTAVGERAAFVAGSMGPSGKIMAVREATPEQLTPVFVEQATALAAGGVDVIVLETFSELAEILLALRAVKDATGLPVIASMSFDAGPQRTRTMMGAQAGECATALEDAGADIIGCNCGSGINHVLPAVVALRAATSLPLWVKPNAGLPELEDGRAVWKQTPEEFAGFVPQLLDAGANIIGGCCGSGPEHIRRVAKVVARHK
- the pyrE gene encoding orotate phosphoribosyltransferase produces the protein MTDAELAQALKAAALLEGDFTLRSGRKSKYYLDKYLFETQPALLRELARRFARHVTPEVDRIAGAELGGIALAAATALETGKPFVIVRNSKKAGYGTGKLIEGRLEKGEHVLLVEDIATSGGQAIEACKTLHDAGAQVTEVVVTIDRQEGGKAAIEAAGLRFAALFTTSDLGVQLPK
- a CDS encoding MarR family transcriptional regulator — encoded protein: MPDPLAESRSLLVRRWGEMGGYWGINRTMAEMHALLFVSDRPLCTDDIMAQLHVSRGNTSMNLRALVDWGLVERVHQLGDRKEYFQADVDVWHMFETIMRERRRREVEPIIATIDRCRAMIADARPDSVRDAAAARSYRQRLDELQGFLATMSSLFELVLRFGREGVTQLAQTLAPPAGRPIAQPAEPSGVAAPQPARRGARRTTRGSTKRG